One Selenomonadales bacterium genomic window, GTTGTGGTGCCGCGTGGGCCGGTAGCGGTCCGCGTGGCGTCGTTCCACGACACGGTCGCCCCTAGTGCCTCAAAGATGGCGCGGAAGGGCACTAGTGTGCGGCCGCCCTGGATAACAGGCGGCACATCGAGGTTCATGTACTGGCCGTTGAACATGACGCGGATGGCCGGTTGCTGCGCGGCGGTCAGCGTGATGCCGCCTAGGCCGCTCAAGAGCAGCAAGGCGATGGTAGAGACGATGGCAACTCTCTTGATCAACGCGATCTCCTCCTATATTTGGCACACTCTTTGGCGGTGCCTAAAGAGTTGTTCTATTTCTATTCGCCAAATCCTTCTGACATATCGCCGTAGCGCGACTTAATTTTATTAGGCTTTGCGGCTGCCCGGCTTAACTACGGGAAGGCCTTGCGCACAAAGTGGGCATTCTTCCGGCGTATACGTCGTGACTTTCATCGTTAGGAGAGCTTCGGTGCGGTAGTTGAGGTCAACCTGCCCGCCGCTCCTGTCAACCAATAAGCCGACACCCACGATTGTAGCGCCCGCCCCTTCGACTGCCGTCAGTACTTCTTTGACGGAACCGCCTGTGGTCACGATATCCTCTACAACCAGTACCCTATCTGTCGGCTCAATCACAAACCCACGCCTAAGCTGTAAGCGCCCGTCTTCGCGCTCTAGGAAAATCGCGCGTACTCCCAGCGCGCGCGCTACCTCGTAGGCAATAATGATGCCGCCGATAGCCGGGCCGACCACCAGTGAGATGCCGTCGTCACGAAAACGCCGCGCAATTTCTTGGCAGAGCACAGCCGTGTGTTTGGGATGTTCGAGGAGGCGAAACTTCTCTACATACAGCCCACTGTGCAAGCCCGAGGTCAGGCGAAAGTGCCCCTCCATAAATGTGCCGGTAGTCTTAAACAACGCGGTGATCTGGTCTTGGTTAATCATCACAGTATGCCCCTTTCTCTTGAAGCAAAAGGCTCCGTCCCTTTTGCTTTTCTTAAAGGGCTTGTTCCGTCAATTCACTTGACAGGCAGGGGGGGGGTGATATGTTAGATATGGTGACTATTGCTAAATAAAGGCAGAATGGGGGTAATGCGTAACGCCTGCTTAGTTGCCGGAATAAGTTTTTAGGAGGATGTGTTCCTATGTTGGCAGGGAAAGGTTTGCGGCTCGCGAATAGTGCTGCAAGACGCGTTGTGTTCGTAGCGCTCTGTTGTTTGCTGCTTGTGTTTTCACTAACTGGGTTTACTCTTTCCGCTCCGGTTGACCTTGAGCCGGAGCTAGCGATTCTAGCGCCGGTGGTGCAGACATACGATCTTGATGCTTATCGGTGGGATTTCCCTTTTGCTCTCGTCGGGTTTGGCCCCGGCGCACGTACAGCCCGCTTGACAGAGTTGAGGATTGACGGACACGACTTGCTCGGGACCATCCCCATGGCGCAAAGAACCATGCCGGTCCATCGTCTGGATGAGGAGA contains:
- the pyrE gene encoding orotate phosphoribosyltransferase, encoding MINQDQITALFKTTGTFMEGHFRLTSGLHSGLYVEKFRLLEHPKHTAVLCQEIARRFRDDGISLVVGPAIGGIIIAYEVARALGVRAIFLEREDGRLQLRRGFVIEPTDRVLVVEDIVTTGGSVKEVLTAVEGAGATIVGVGLLVDRSGGQVDLNYRTEALLTMKVTTYTPEECPLCAQGLPVVKPGSRKA
- a CDS encoding copper amine oxidase N-terminal domain-containing protein; protein product: MIKRVAIVSTIALLLLSGLGGITLTAAQQPAIRVMFNGQYMNLDVPPVIQGGRTLVPFRAIFEALGATVSWNDATRTATGPRGTTT